A genomic segment from Flavobacterium sp. 9R encodes:
- a CDS encoding glycoside hydrolase 43 family protein — protein MNLKICFLFLILSVSVLRAQEIENGFQSQVWVADMGNGNYQNPILHSDYSDPDVIRVNEDYYMTASSFNCIPGLPILHSKDMINWSIINYALQKQPPFEVYDQPQHGNGVWAPCIRFHNNEFYIYYPDPDYGIYMVKTKDPKQAWSAPVIVKEGKGLIDPSPLWDEDGKVYLTYAFAGSRAGIKSILALCTLNAEGTLANNDDVILFDGHPNDTTVEGPKFYKRNGYYYIFAPAGGVATGWQLVLRSKNVYGPYEKKVVLEQGNSKINGPHQGAWVQTQKGEDWFFHFQDKGAYGRIVHLQPIIWKNDWPIIGTDTNGNGIGEPVSIFKKPNIGKSFPTQTPTESDEFSEPKLGLQWQWHANPKVSWGFPSTLGYYTLFCQTKPKNSTNLFDIGNLLLQKIPAEKATITTKITFNARADEEQTGLLVMGLDYSYLKMKKLGNNYWLSQVTCLSADKKGIEKESQSIALQSNTCYLRVQIAAGGQCHFYYSEDNQKFLPIGTAFSAKEGKWIGAKIGFLALRNETTNDAGNVVIDWFRVTK, from the coding sequence ATGAACCTCAAAATCTGTTTCTTATTCCTCATTTTAAGCGTTTCTGTATTAAGAGCGCAAGAAATAGAAAACGGCTTCCAATCGCAAGTTTGGGTGGCCGATATGGGCAATGGAAACTATCAAAATCCGATACTCCACAGCGACTATTCAGATCCTGATGTCATTAGGGTCAATGAGGATTACTATATGACGGCATCTTCATTTAACTGTATTCCGGGTTTGCCAATTCTGCATTCAAAGGATATGATTAACTGGAGTATTATAAATTACGCCCTTCAAAAACAACCGCCTTTTGAGGTGTATGACCAACCGCAACACGGTAATGGTGTATGGGCACCTTGTATTCGGTTTCACAATAATGAATTTTATATTTACTATCCAGACCCCGATTATGGTATTTATATGGTCAAAACCAAAGATCCAAAACAGGCTTGGTCTGCTCCTGTCATAGTCAAAGAAGGAAAAGGATTAATTGACCCGAGTCCGCTTTGGGATGAAGATGGAAAAGTATACCTCACCTATGCTTTTGCCGGTAGTCGTGCGGGTATCAAAAGTATTTTGGCACTTTGCACACTCAATGCAGAAGGAACTTTGGCCAACAATGATGATGTCATTTTGTTTGACGGTCACCCAAATGACACTACTGTTGAAGGTCCAAAATTCTACAAACGCAACGGATACTATTACATCTTTGCTCCTGCAGGAGGTGTGGCTACGGGTTGGCAATTGGTATTAAGGTCCAAAAACGTATACGGACCTTATGAAAAAAAAGTAGTACTTGAACAAGGCAACTCAAAAATCAATGGGCCTCATCAAGGTGCGTGGGTACAAACACAAAAAGGAGAAGATTGGTTTTTCCATTTTCAGGATAAAGGAGCTTATGGAAGAATCGTGCATTTACAACCAATTATTTGGAAAAACGACTGGCCAATAATAGGAACCGATACCAATGGAAACGGCATTGGAGAACCCGTGAGTATTTTCAAAAAACCAAATATTGGAAAATCATTCCCAACACAAACTCCCACAGAAAGTGACGAGTTCAGCGAACCAAAACTAGGATTACAATGGCAATGGCACGCCAATCCAAAAGTAAGTTGGGGCTTCCCTTCTACTCTAGGCTATTACACCTTGTTTTGTCAAACTAAACCCAAAAACAGTACTAATTTATTCGATATTGGGAATTTGTTACTGCAAAAAATTCCCGCCGAAAAAGCGACCATCACAACCAAAATCACCTTCAATGCACGAGCCGACGAAGAACAAACAGGCTTACTCGTAATGGGATTGGATTACAGTTATCTCAAAATGAAAAAACTTGGCAACAACTATTGGTTATCTCAAGTGACTTGCCTAAGCGCAGACAAAAAAGGAATCGAAAAAGAAAGCCAAAGCATCGCCCTACAAAGCAACACCTGTTACTTAAGAGTACAAATAGCCGCTGGTGGACAATGCCATTTTTATTATAGTGAAGACAATCAAAAATTCCTGCCAATCGGAACGGCTTTTAGTGCCAAAGAAGGAAAATGGATTGGCGCAAAAATTGGCTTTTTAGCCCTACGAAACGAAACGACCAACGATGCTGGAAATGTAGTCATCGATTGGTTTAGAGTAACAAAATAA
- a CDS encoding glycoside hydrolase family 105 protein → MKKNSFNSLIAVLLVVFGGSILNAQTISKKLKWSERMAETVMLQHKESYMIDHATSPKWDYVHGLVLTAMEELNKKHPNPKYTEYIKSYVDKLIQNDGTINSYKFDSYNIDMVVAGRLLFDIYAKTKEEKYLKALQTLRKQIEEQPRTASGGFWHKKIYPNQMWLDGLYMGEPFYAQYTMTFEDGKSLDDIAKQFELIQKNDRDPKTGLLYHGWDESKQMPWANKTTGTSPNFWSRSLGWYAMALVDVLDYMPKNHPKHKELVNYLNQLATALTPFQDGSGLWYQVTDKGAVGGNYLEASGTAMFAYAFAKGANKGYLPKKYKKIAQKAFDGMTQQLIKIGTNGEVIITQACAVAGLGGNPYRDGSFEYYVNEKKKDNDPKATGPFILAALELNR, encoded by the coding sequence ATGAAAAAAAATAGCTTCAACTCGCTTATTGCAGTTCTTCTAGTAGTATTTGGAGGCAGTATCCTTAATGCACAAACCATATCCAAAAAACTAAAATGGTCAGAACGTATGGCCGAAACCGTAATGTTACAACACAAAGAATCGTATATGATCGATCACGCGACTTCTCCAAAATGGGATTATGTTCACGGATTGGTGTTGACTGCAATGGAAGAATTGAATAAAAAACATCCTAACCCAAAATACACCGAATACATAAAATCGTATGTAGACAAACTCATCCAAAACGATGGAACTATCAATAGCTACAAATTCGATTCGTACAATATTGATATGGTGGTTGCCGGTAGATTATTGTTTGATATTTATGCTAAAACCAAAGAGGAAAAATATCTAAAAGCATTGCAAACGCTCAGAAAACAAATCGAGGAACAACCTAGAACTGCTAGTGGTGGATTTTGGCACAAAAAAATATATCCTAACCAAATGTGGTTGGACGGATTATATATGGGAGAGCCTTTCTATGCACAATACACTATGACCTTTGAAGATGGAAAAAGTCTAGACGATATCGCCAAACAATTTGAACTCATTCAAAAAAATGATCGCGATCCTAAAACTGGACTGTTGTATCACGGTTGGGACGAAAGCAAACAAATGCCTTGGGCCAACAAAACGACTGGAACGTCCCCAAATTTCTGGTCTCGCTCTTTGGGTTGGTATGCTATGGCCTTGGTTGATGTCTTAGATTATATGCCCAAAAATCATCCAAAACACAAAGAATTAGTCAACTATTTGAACCAATTGGCTACAGCATTAACTCCCTTTCAAGATGGCTCTGGACTTTGGTACCAAGTAACCGACAAAGGTGCAGTTGGTGGAAATTATTTAGAAGCCTCAGGAACGGCTATGTTTGCTTATGCTTTTGCCAAAGGAGCCAACAAAGGATACTTACCTAAAAAATATAAAAAAATTGCTCAGAAAGCCTTTGATGGTATGACCCAACAATTGATTAAAATAGGCACTAATGGCGAAGTGATTATTACTCAAGCCTGTGCTGTGGCTGGACTTGGCGGAAATCCCTATCGAGATGGCTCGTTTGAGTACTATGTAAACGAAAAGAAAAAAGACAACGATCCAAAAGCAACCGGCCCCTTTATTCTTGCTGCCTTAGAATTAAACCGATAA
- a CDS encoding DUF4861 family protein, with protein MKTLKLLACLALTGIYQANAQTSNKKAKTYAEISVKEGGKWEGRKYIGGTFKNVQKLKLAPEHTDHSFDIRYEGPGWESNKIGYRLYLDWRNAIDIFGKKTDEIVLPQVGQDGFDSYHEMSDWGADILKAGKGIGIGSIDRYLNNERLHFYEVDSTLAKVENKSKSSGVTIQYYGWKTAGEKIDFTSQLTITPNQRHTQHTIQASKAISGICTGIVKQKNTEVFKKVSQNKKWAYLATYGAQSLIPDQLGMAIFYEVNTIEAEVSAEFDHLLVFKPSTQAVTFYFLGAWEQEKDGIKNKEAFLKYLDEKLNELNKKGKI; from the coding sequence ATGAAAACACTAAAGCTACTAGCTTGTTTAGCCCTCACGGGAATCTACCAAGCCAATGCCCAAACTTCAAATAAAAAAGCCAAAACCTACGCTGAAATTTCTGTGAAAGAAGGCGGAAAATGGGAAGGGAGAAAATACATCGGTGGTACGTTCAAAAATGTTCAAAAATTAAAACTGGCTCCAGAACATACTGATCATTCGTTTGATATTCGCTACGAAGGTCCAGGCTGGGAAAGCAACAAAATTGGCTACCGTTTGTACCTAGATTGGAGAAATGCCATTGATATTTTTGGAAAAAAAACCGACGAAATCGTTTTGCCACAAGTCGGTCAGGATGGTTTTGACTCCTATCACGAAATGAGCGATTGGGGTGCCGACATCCTGAAAGCTGGAAAAGGAATTGGAATTGGCTCCATAGATCGCTACCTAAACAACGAAAGATTACATTTTTATGAAGTAGATTCTACCCTAGCGAAAGTAGAAAACAAATCCAAATCTTCGGGCGTAACTATCCAATATTACGGTTGGAAAACAGCGGGAGAAAAAATTGATTTTACCTCTCAGTTAACGATTACTCCAAACCAACGCCATACCCAACATACCATCCAAGCCTCTAAAGCAATTAGTGGTATTTGTACTGGAATTGTAAAACAAAAAAACACAGAAGTCTTCAAAAAAGTGAGCCAAAACAAAAAATGGGCGTACCTCGCTACTTATGGTGCGCAGTCGCTTATTCCAGACCAACTTGGTATGGCCATTTTTTACGAAGTGAATACAATAGAGGCTGAAGTAAGTGCAGAATTCGATCATCTTTTAGTTTTTAAACCTTCAACACAAGCCGTAACATTTTACTTTTTAGGCGCTTGGGAACAAGAAAAAGACGGAATTAAAAATAAAGAAGCCTTCCTAAAATACTTGGATGAAAAACTAAACGAACTCAACAAAAAAGGCAAAATTTAA
- a CDS encoding alpha/beta hydrolase, translating into MRMNFFILFVFLPFLLGAQTPFPKDTSYTISSTYQKEIKKFPFISIAKTLHNENIKSEKQIIYQQTATRDLHLDAYLFQSQKKLPAVILLHGGGWKSGDKSQMETLATAIAAKEYNCFAIEYRLSPEAHYPAGYNDVKEAIAFIIKNASRFNSNPNKIAILGCSSGGQMAALLGTTIPNEIQAIVDLDGILAFHHPESEEGKIAAEWLGGTYEENPKNWMAASALTHTNKNTPPILFVNSQWNRFHAGRDDMIRILNQYGIYSEIKTFENSPHSFWFFNPWFEKTVTFTTHFLDKILKQE; encoded by the coding sequence ATGAGAATGAACTTTTTTATACTATTCGTTTTTCTTCCCTTCCTACTAGGAGCACAAACGCCTTTCCCAAAGGATACCTCCTACACGATCTCGAGTACGTATCAAAAAGAAATAAAGAAATTCCCTTTCATTAGCATTGCCAAAACCTTGCACAATGAAAATATAAAATCCGAAAAACAAATCATATATCAACAAACAGCAACTCGCGATCTTCATCTTGATGCCTATTTGTTCCAATCCCAAAAAAAGCTTCCCGCTGTTATTCTATTACACGGTGGTGGATGGAAATCAGGAGATAAATCTCAGATGGAAACCTTGGCAACCGCAATTGCTGCAAAAGAATACAATTGTTTTGCCATTGAATATCGATTATCCCCAGAAGCACACTATCCTGCTGGCTACAATGATGTAAAAGAAGCTATTGCTTTCATTATCAAAAATGCCTCTCGTTTCAATAGTAATCCAAATAAAATAGCCATTTTAGGTTGCTCATCAGGAGGACAAATGGCTGCTTTACTTGGTACTACTATACCAAACGAAATACAAGCCATTGTTGATTTAGATGGCATTCTAGCTTTTCATCATCCAGAATCAGAAGAAGGAAAAATCGCAGCCGAATGGTTGGGAGGAACTTATGAAGAAAATCCTAAAAATTGGATGGCTGCCTCGGCACTTACCCACACCAACAAAAACACACCTCCTATTCTTTTCGTGAATAGCCAATGGAATCGATTTCACGCTGGAAGAGATGATATGATTCGTATTTTAAACCAATATGGAATTTACAGTGAGATAAAAACTTTCGAAAATTCGCCACATTCTTTCTGGTTTTTCAATCCGTGGTTCGAAAAAACCGTAACTTTTACAACCCATTTTCTAGATAAAATACTAAAACAAGAATAA
- a CDS encoding RagB/SusD family nutrient uptake outer membrane protein — protein sequence MKKIITLLSIGLLSLTSCSDFLEEENLSNPETEAVYTTASGFESLINANYSQLREIYGNEPWLFVAGTDLYAQGRNVEPPGVSQYTLLTPSSPNVGYLYNECYKAIQRANTAIYYSDKTEKTTSLNSRIGEVKFLRANAYFLLVQTYGGVSIIKDYLPTPQLSFDRNTAEEVYAFIIKDLEESLNFLPTGTYTGRVTKRAAQDLLAKVYLTRGYESFGKATDFATAASYADAAIAGQLLTIKYGDLWLPGNDLNKEVLFSVQFDASSVSFNPQTLGNAQASYFSSYLGGSEVAGKAPYRSYNLLPTNHAIGLFEKGDTRWEGTFMFETYTRYYDFYDKTDKTGLVKSHYYAPKWVTATELAAYKLANPKTVIHPYGTYGAAAGLNSDYQTIPVRKFDDPKAPFATSASTPRTSTRDFIVSRLGDTYLIAAEAYFKKGDLATGLARLNEVRKRAGVANATTSDFTIDYILDERAREMLGEYNRWFDLKRTGKLIERASLYNYSIKAENFNGTGGEKKILRPIPQEALDLNQNKAFPQNPAYL from the coding sequence ATGAAAAAAATTATAACCCTCTTATCAATAGGTCTGCTTTCCTTAACTTCATGCTCAGATTTTCTTGAAGAAGAAAACTTATCTAATCCCGAAACAGAAGCAGTGTACACAACAGCTTCTGGTTTCGAATCATTAATAAATGCTAATTATTCTCAATTAAGAGAAATCTATGGAAATGAACCTTGGCTTTTTGTTGCTGGTACTGATTTGTATGCTCAGGGTAGAAATGTCGAACCACCTGGAGTAAGTCAATACACACTTTTAACCCCATCATCTCCTAATGTAGGTTACTTGTATAATGAATGTTATAAAGCTATTCAAAGAGCTAACACAGCAATATATTATAGCGATAAAACAGAAAAAACTACTAGTTTGAATTCTAGAATTGGTGAAGTGAAATTTTTGAGAGCTAATGCTTATTTCTTATTAGTACAAACCTATGGAGGTGTAAGTATAATTAAAGATTACCTTCCAACTCCACAGCTTTCTTTCGATAGAAATACGGCAGAAGAAGTGTATGCATTTATTATAAAAGACTTAGAAGAAAGCTTGAACTTTTTACCAACTGGAACGTATACAGGTAGAGTTACCAAAAGAGCTGCACAAGATTTGTTAGCAAAAGTATATTTGACAAGAGGATATGAATCCTTTGGAAAAGCTACTGATTTTGCTACTGCGGCTTCTTACGCTGATGCTGCCATTGCTGGGCAACTACTCACTATTAAATATGGAGATTTATGGCTACCTGGCAATGATCTAAATAAAGAAGTGCTGTTCTCAGTGCAATTTGATGCTTCTTCCGTGAGTTTTAATCCTCAAACATTAGGGAATGCACAAGCAAGTTATTTCAGTTCCTACTTAGGAGGTTCAGAAGTTGCAGGGAAAGCTCCATATAGATCCTACAATTTATTACCAACTAATCACGCAATAGGTCTTTTCGAAAAAGGAGACACAAGATGGGAAGGTACATTTATGTTTGAAACCTATACAAGATATTATGATTTTTATGATAAAACCGATAAAACAGGCTTAGTAAAATCGCACTATTACGCACCAAAATGGGTGACTGCTACTGAATTAGCAGCCTATAAATTAGCCAATCCAAAAACTGTTATTCACCCATACGGAACTTATGGAGCAGCGGCAGGATTAAATAGTGATTATCAAACAATCCCTGTCCGAAAGTTTGATGATCCAAAAGCTCCCTTTGCAACAAGTGCCTCTACTCCAAGAACTAGTACACGAGATTTTATAGTATCTCGTTTAGGTGATACCTATTTAATAGCTGCCGAAGCTTACTTCAAAAAAGGAGATTTGGCAACTGGTTTAGCCCGCTTAAATGAAGTTAGAAAAAGAGCTGGCGTAGCTAATGCAACTACTAGTGATTTTACTATTGATTACATTTTAGACGAAAGAGCAAGAGAAATGTTAGGAGAATATAATCGTTGGTTTGACTTAAAACGCACAGGCAAACTAATTGAAAGAGCCTCTTTATATAATTATTCCATTAAAGCAGAAAACTTTAACGGAACAGGTGGTGAAAAGAAAATTTTAAGACCGATACCTCAAGAGGCGCTCGATCTAAATCAAAATAAAGCCTTTCCACAAAATCCAGCTTATTTATAA